From the Globicephala melas chromosome 8, mGloMel1.2, whole genome shotgun sequence genome, the window GAATAAATCTAATGCTCCCTGGCAAACACTTGGCAGCCATTGAGAGTAGCATCTTTAGAGATCACACAATCAATCCTAGCACTGGAGGCAGCCCAAATATTGTGCGAACAGGTCAGAAGTGCTGTGGGGTGCCAGAAAAGGCATCCCATGACAGCAGTGGGATCTCAGCACATACAGAAGACAGTTCTGGAGTGTTGCAGTCAATTCTAGGAGCTGTGGTATCTCAGTACTGATAGGATCTCACAAGGAGCCATATAAGGATAACTGTAATCAGGACAACGGTGAAGTTGAGACACAGCTCCCTGGTGGATCGTTCCATTCTCAGAGCAGCTTGGTGAGAAGTGAAGGCAGACTTCTGAGGGCACACAAAAGACCTCCTGCTTGTCCTTACCTCCTAACCGAAAGTAacaaagaaaacatgagaaattAGTGAGCATTCTTTCctcaaaggaaacagaagcattaTGGAAGAGGAACGTGTTGGCTGAATTGTGTCCACCctaaattcacatgttgaaatcctaacccctagtatCTTGGAATctgactatatattttttatttttttattgaggaatgtgactatatttggagatagtgtCTTTCAAGAGGTAATTAggctaaaatgaggtcattaagatgggtcctaatccaatatgactggtgtccttaaaagaagaagaaattaggaCATAGACATGTACAGAgcaaagaccatgtgaagacacagggagaagatggtcatatgcaagccaaggagagaggccccagATGAAATCAGCCCTGCCAATACTTTaactcagatttctagcctccagactgtCTTTGGACTAGAGCTGTTacccttccctgggtctccagcctcccaccgaccctgcagattttggacttgccagcctccacaatcacatgagccaattatatcacacacacacacacacacacacacacacacacacacacacacacatatacaccctattggttctgtttctctgaagaaccctgactTATGCAGAGATCCTGGCTTTTTTTCCTTATGTCAAAACGACCAACATAGTCCTCATTATATTGTTGctttgacaaaataaaaaatattacatttttctctctccaatttctgtgtgtgtgtctgtgtgtgtgattgCTTTGCTAACTTAGAGTACCAGCAAGCAAGgtcaccaaaacagaaaaca encodes:
- the SLN gene encoding sarcolipin, with protein sequence MERSTRELCLNFTVVLITVILIWLLVRSYQY